In Dyadobacter sp. NIV53, a single window of DNA contains:
- a CDS encoding D-2-hydroxyacid dehydrogenase family protein: MKKIKIAVLDDYQEVALKMADWSVLDQVADITVFHDHLDGQSELTERLKPFDIICVMRERTPIYKELLQGLPNLKLIVSTGSRNASIDTDAVSEAGIQLEHTGYISNGATEHTWALLMAMARHIPQENTTFKNGGWQTTVGTDLKGKTIGIVGLGRIGAKIAAIANVFEMNVIAWSENLTEEKAAASGARYVSKEFLFSNADFITVHLVLSERSKGIISTPELDLMKPNAYLINTSRGPLVDENALINTLEQGKIAGAALDVFDTEPLPKDHPFRNLGNLLATPHIGYVTENTYKLFFEDTVKIIQNWITNKN, from the coding sequence ATGAAAAAAATAAAAATTGCTGTACTCGATGATTATCAGGAAGTAGCATTAAAAATGGCTGACTGGTCTGTCTTAGATCAGGTTGCAGATATAACCGTATTTCATGATCATCTGGACGGACAATCTGAACTTACTGAGCGACTGAAACCCTTTGACATTATCTGCGTAATGCGCGAAAGGACTCCGATTTATAAAGAATTACTGCAAGGCCTTCCCAATTTAAAACTAATCGTTTCTACGGGTTCCCGCAACGCTTCTATTGATACGGATGCAGTCAGTGAGGCAGGTATTCAGCTGGAACATACCGGCTACATCAGCAACGGTGCAACCGAGCACACATGGGCGTTACTGATGGCTATGGCAAGGCACATTCCCCAAGAAAATACTACGTTTAAAAATGGCGGTTGGCAGACAACTGTGGGAACTGACCTGAAAGGAAAAACGATCGGAATAGTAGGCCTGGGAAGGATTGGGGCTAAAATTGCTGCTATTGCCAATGTTTTTGAAATGAACGTAATTGCCTGGAGCGAAAACCTGACAGAGGAAAAAGCAGCAGCAAGCGGCGCAAGGTATGTAAGCAAAGAATTCCTGTTCAGTAATGCCGATTTTATTACGGTGCATCTTGTACTCAGCGAACGCAGTAAGGGAATAATCAGCACACCTGAACTTGATTTAATGAAGCCAAATGCGTATCTGATCAACACTTCCAGAGGACCGCTTGTTGATGAAAATGCGTTAATCAATACTTTGGAACAGGGAAAAATTGCAGGTGCAGCACTGGATGTATTTGATACAGAACCATTACCGAAAGACCATCCCTTCAGAAATTTGGGTAACCTGCTTGCCACGCCACATATTGGTTACGTTACAGAAAATACTTATAAATTATTTTTTGAGGACACCGTTAAAATTATTCAAAACTGGATTACGAATAAAAATTAA